The window AAACGGTTGGGAAAACGTTTAAAGTTGAAGTAAGAAGGACGGACAAAAGGTTTCCATTAGTGACAAATGAATTGCAGCAGGAAGTAGGGTCGCATGTGTTACGCAGCTTCTCGGAGCTCGTTGTGCAAATGAAAAAGCCTGATATTGTGCTACTTATTGATATTCGAATAGAAGGTGCTTTCCTAACAGCTAAGGTATATGAAGGTGCAGGCGGTATGCCGGTCGGATCAAATGGTCATTCGATTCTCATGTTATCTGGTGGTATCGACAGTCCAGTTGCAGGCTATCTCATGATGAAGCGAGGTGTATCGATAGATGCCATTCACTTTGCAAGTCCACCATTCACAAGTGAATTGGCCAAGAAGAAAGTGATGGACCTAGCGGAGAAGTTAAGTTCATTCGGAGCAGCAGTTCGGCTTCATATAATACCATTCACCGAAATCCAACAAGCGATTGTCAGTCAAGTACCGGATAATGTTTCAATGACAACAACACGTAGGCTAATGCTTAAGATCGCTGACAGAGTACGTGAAGAAGAAGGAGCTCTTGCCATTGTTACTGGCGAAAGCCTTGGACAAGTCGCGAGTCAAACACTTGAAAGCTTAACGGCCATCAACGCAGTAACTTCTTCACCTATTTTGCGCCCACTCATTGCAACAGATAAACTTGATATTATCGATATTGCTCAAAAGATTGGCACATACGAAATCTCAATTAGGCCTTATGAAGATTGCTGTACAATTTTTTCACCATCAAATCCTAAAACAAAGCCAAAGCTTGAAAAAGTCGCTTATTATGAAAGCTTCACTGATTTCGAGCCAATGATTGAAGAAGCGATTGAAAAACGGATAACAGTTGAATTGCCTCTTCAACCTAAGGAAGATTTCGAAGACTTGCTTTGATGGATAAGTAAATCATCAATTTCGGCCCCGCTGTAAGTAAACAGAAGTGAATGGTGAAGATAAGCAAGATATAAAACAGTCACTCAATTAAATTGAAGAATAAAAAAGCTGCATCGGACAATGTCGTCCGATGCAGCTTTTTGCTTAGACAGTGTAAGCAAAAGTACCGTTGCTTAAACCTGCTCCAAGTATTTGGTTAAACTTACCTTTTACTATTCACGCATGAATTTTTAAATCTGGTACATTCTATGTGCACAAGGAGGTGTCAAACATGCCAAACAACAACAGCGGTAACTCGAATCAGCTTCTAGTTCCAGGCGTAAGACAAGCACTTGATCAAATGAAAAATGAAATTGCATCAGAATTCGGCGTACAAATGGGACCAGATGCATCATCACGTGCCAACGGATCCGTCGGCGGAGAAATTACAAAACGATTAGTGCGTCAAGCGCAACAACAAATGAACGGGAACAAATAACAATTCTATAGTAGAAGTTGTTTCTGAAATTTTTAAGACAGCTAATGGCTTATTCAGTATAAGCCATTATGTAGAAAGTTAATCTTCTATAACTAATTGGAATGTTTTGCTAGAACGGTTATCTGTATAAAGTTTTCTAAACGGTACATTCTATGTGCACAAGGAGGTGTCAAACATGCCAAACAACAACAGCGGTAACTCGAATCAGCTTCTAGTTCCAGGCGTAAGACAAGCACTTGATCAAATGAAAAATGAAATTGCATCCGAATTCGGCGTACAAATGGGACCAGATGCATCATCGCGTGCCAACGGATCCGTCGGCGGAGAAATTACAAAGCGATTAGTGCGTCAGGCGCAACAACAAATGGGTGGAAACCAAAAGTAAATTGATATTGTGAAGTGACTTTAGAGATTGTACTAAGTTGCATTTTGTTTATCCAGTATAGGCAAAAGTAGCGTAGCTTAAACAATTCTAAAACCGTTAACTAAATTTACTATATAAAATTCGCATGAATTTCTCGATTTTGTACATTCTATAAATAGAAGGAGGTGAGAATCATGGCTAGTAACAACAACGGAAACTCAAACCAACTATTAGTGCCAGGTGTCAGACAAGCACTTGATCAAATGAAAAATGAAATTGCAGCAGAATTTGGCGTACAAATGGGACCAGATGCATCATCGCGTGCCAACGGATCCGTCGGCGGAGAAATTACAAAGCGATTAGTGCGTCAGGCGCAAGATCAGATGAAAGGTTACCAAGAATAATTGTTATCATGAAAAGCTGCTCCGGAATTATTCCGGAGTAGCTTTTCTCATTTATAAGCAGAATACGCTGTAAATACGTCAAATTATCTTAGGTTTATTTCGAAAAGTAAATTAGTTTTGAATTGTCGGTTGTTTGTTTGTATACTTAGATAATACATCTAAGGGGGAGTTTACATGAACCGTGAACAGCTGATAGCACCAGAAGAGTATAACCTTGTCAGTGAATTTGAAAAGTACGCAACAGGGGCAGAAAAGAAAGCGCTGATCTATGTGAATGCCAAAGGAAACAAGAAAGAAATTACATATGATGAATTAATCGCTTCAGCGAATAGGGCGGCCAATGTCTTTAAATCGAACGGACTAAAAAAAGGCGATGTTGTTTTAGTTATGGTACCGCGATTAATAGAGGCATATGTGACGTATATTGGCGCACTAAAAGCCGGGCTCGTTGTCATCCCGAGTTCCGAAATGCTTCGGTCTTCGGATATCGAATACCGATTGGCGCATAGCGATGCAAAAGCGATCATTGCTTTCGATGCTTTCACTGACCAATTTAGCGAAGTTGAAAATATGAATGACGTTAAATTATTTGTTGTTGGGAAAGCAAAAAATGAAGAGCTTTCATTAACTGACCTGATGGAAGCTGCATCAGAAGAGTTTACAGCGATTGAAACGAAAAGTACCGATATGGCATTTCTATCGTACACATCGGGCACAACTGGAAAACCAAAAGGAGTCGTCCATACACATGGTTGGGGATATGCACATTTACGGACAACGGGTGCGAGTTGGCTGGGTATCAAAGAAGGAGATGTAGTCTGGGCTACCGCTGCACCAGGATGGCAAAAGTGGATCTGGACACCTTTCTTATCTGTAATTGGCAGCGGGGCAACAGGACTAGTATATGATGGTAAGTTCGATGTAGCGACGTATTTAGAGTTGATTGGCAATTTTCAAGTGAATGTATTATGTTGTACACCAACGGAATACCGATTTATGGCAAAGGCCGAAAATCTTGCGGACTTTGATCTTTCTTCCATTCGCAGTGCGGTTTCAGCTGGAGAACCGTTAAACCGTGAAGTGATTGATATATTTGATAAGACTTTTTCGTTATCAGTAAGAGATGGCTATGGGCAAACGGAAAACACATTACTTGTCGGAACGATGTTAGGTATGGAAGCGCGGCCAGGTTCCATGGGGAAACCGACACCTGGCAATAAGGTGGATATTATCGATGACGAAGGTCGTCCAGCAGTTGCTGGAGAAGTTGGGGATATTGCGGTACATATATCGACACCTGCATTATTCAAGGAGTATTTAAAAGATCCGGAACGGACTAAAATGCAGTTTCGTGGAGATTATTATCTAACGGGTGACAGAGCAAAAATGGACGAGGACGGTTATTTTTGGTTTGAAGGACGTGGTGATGACATTATTATCAGCTCCGGCTATACAATCGGACCTTTTGAAGTGGAAGATGCATTGACGAAGCATCCTGCAGTCCGTGAATGTGCAGTCATTGCAAGCCCAGATGAAGTTCGTGGTAATATCGTGAAAGCATTTGTGGTGCTGCGTGATTCCAATCGTAAAGACGAAGATAACCTTATCAAAGAATTGCAAGAGCATGTGAAGAGTTTGACGGCGCCTTATAAATATCCCCGTAAAATTGAGTTTTTAGAGAATTTGCCGAAAACAGCTTCCGGGAAAATTATGCGGGTAGAGTTGAGGAAACTAGAACAGAAATAGGTCTTTGCAGGAAACAGACCACTGTTGTAAGTCGGATTATTCCGTGCTTATGATAGCGGTCTTTACTTTTTACCAATGTTTTTGCGTTTTGATACGTATTTTCATCTTTACGCACTGTTGTATTGGGTCTATACTTAGTTTGTTATTTCGGGAATCAAAATAAAGGGGGTGTCATTTTGTCAACAGAAAAAAGTGGTGTCCTCTGGGCAATCGGTTCATATCTAATTTGGGGAATAATGCCGGTATACTGGAAAAGCCTGGAGCATGTCGCGAGTGCTGAAATACTAACGAGTCGCATCGTATGGGCATTTATTTTAACGTTAGCAGTTGTTCTACTTATGAAGAATGGACAACATCTTAAGGAAGATATAAAAACACTGTGGGGATCACAAAAGGATTTTTGGGCTCTGTTTGCTGCTTCTGCACTTGTTTCCACGAACTGGTTCGTCTACATATGGGCTGTGAATCATAATTACATTGTGCAAACAAGTCTTGGCTATTATATAAACCCGCTTATTTCTGTGTTGCTTGGAATCTTTTTCTTGAAGGAAAAGCTTTCAAGAGCGCAACAAGTTGCTTTTTTACTTGCGGCAACAGGCGTCATCATTTTGACTGTTTCATACGGAAAATTTCCATGGCTTGCATTTACAC of the Sporosarcina sp. FSL K6-1508 genome contains:
- the thiI gene encoding tRNA uracil 4-sulfurtransferase ThiI, translated to MEWNELLIRYGEISLKGRNRNVFVKKLRNNIKDALSDLKTVIIKPERDRMFLFAEDKHDMEEAMARLPHIFGIQSFSPVAKCDATLDAIKEKALEVIGANETVGKTFKVEVRRTDKRFPLVTNELQQEVGSHVLRSFSELVVQMKKPDIVLLIDIRIEGAFLTAKVYEGAGGMPVGSNGHSILMLSGGIDSPVAGYLMMKRGVSIDAIHFASPPFTSELAKKKVMDLAEKLSSFGAAVRLHIIPFTEIQQAIVSQVPDNVSMTTTRRLMLKIADRVREEEGALAIVTGESLGQVASQTLESLTAINAVTSSPILRPLIATDKLDIIDIAQKIGTYEISIRPYEDCCTIFSPSNPKTKPKLEKVAYYESFTDFEPMIEEAIEKRITVELPLQPKEDFEDLL
- a CDS encoding alpha/beta-type small acid-soluble spore protein; the encoded protein is MPNNNSGNSNQLLVPGVRQALDQMKNEIASEFGVQMGPDASSRANGSVGGEITKRLVRQAQQQMNGNK
- a CDS encoding alpha/beta-type small acid-soluble spore protein, which codes for MPNNNSGNSNQLLVPGVRQALDQMKNEIASEFGVQMGPDASSRANGSVGGEITKRLVRQAQQQMGGNQK
- a CDS encoding alpha/beta-type small acid-soluble spore protein; the protein is MASNNNGNSNQLLVPGVRQALDQMKNEIAAEFGVQMGPDASSRANGSVGGEITKRLVRQAQDQMKGYQE
- the mbcS gene encoding acyl-CoA synthetase MbcS, with protein sequence MNREQLIAPEEYNLVSEFEKYATGAEKKALIYVNAKGNKKEITYDELIASANRAANVFKSNGLKKGDVVLVMVPRLIEAYVTYIGALKAGLVVIPSSEMLRSSDIEYRLAHSDAKAIIAFDAFTDQFSEVENMNDVKLFVVGKAKNEELSLTDLMEAASEEFTAIETKSTDMAFLSYTSGTTGKPKGVVHTHGWGYAHLRTTGASWLGIKEGDVVWATAAPGWQKWIWTPFLSVIGSGATGLVYDGKFDVATYLELIGNFQVNVLCCTPTEYRFMAKAENLADFDLSSIRSAVSAGEPLNREVIDIFDKTFSLSVRDGYGQTENTLLVGTMLGMEARPGSMGKPTPGNKVDIIDDEGRPAVAGEVGDIAVHISTPALFKEYLKDPERTKMQFRGDYYLTGDRAKMDEDGYFWFEGRGDDIIISSGYTIGPFEVEDALTKHPAVRECAVIASPDEVRGNIVKAFVVLRDSNRKDEDNLIKELQEHVKSLTAPYKYPRKIEFLENLPKTASGKIMRVELRKLEQK
- the rarD gene encoding EamA family transporter RarD; translated protein: MSTEKSGVLWAIGSYLIWGIMPVYWKSLEHVASAEILTSRIVWAFILTLAVVLLMKNGQHLKEDIKTLWGSQKDFWALFAASALVSTNWFVYIWAVNHNYIVQTSLGYYINPLISVLLGIFFLKEKLSRAQQVAFLLAATGVIILTVSYGKFPWLAFTLAVTFAVYGLIKKQIKLDALRGLTIETLFIAPFAVIYYIWLFTKGNAVFLSSDIKTDILLILTGAATALPLIMYAKGVQRIPLYMAGFLQYIAPTMMLFLGVIIYKETFGEIDLLSFAFIWSALLLFTVSKLIEVMKMKKSQP